GCTGGGTGAGGGCGGCGGGCAGGGCGCTCCAGAGTGCGGCCAGGGGGTCCAGCCAGTAGCGCTGGTAGCCGGCGAAGAGCTCGTCGCCGCCGTCTCCATTGAGCGCCACGGTGACGTGGGCGCGCGTCTCGCGCGCGAGAAACCACATGGGCAGGGCCGAAGGGTCCGCGAAGGGCTGGCCCGCGTGGGCCACGATCTCATCCAGCACGGCGGGCACGTGGCCGTAGCGCACGGTGAACTCCCGGTGCTCCGTGCCCCAGCGTCGGGCCACGGCGCGGGCCTTGGGCAGCTCGGAGAAGGCCTCCTCCTCGAAGCCGATGGAGAAGGTCTTCACGGGTCCGGACATGGCGCGGGCCATGAGGGCCGTGACGATGCTCGAGTCGATGCCCCCCGAAAGGTGCGCGCCCAGGGGCACCTCGCTCATGAGCCGGATGCGCGTGGCCTCTTCGGCAAGCCCGCGCAGCTCCTCCAGAAGCTCCTGCTCGGGCGCCCGGCGCTTGGGCGCGAACTCCAGGCTCCAGTAGCGGGCCACGCGCGGAGCGCCGCCGCGCCAGAGGAGCGTGTGGGCCGGGGGCAGCGTGCGCACGGCGCGCAGGGCCGTGCGCGGGTCGGGCACGTACTGCAGCGAGAGGTAGAGGCCCAGGGCCTCCAGGTCCGGTTCGCGCGAGACGCCCGGATGGAGCGTGAGCGCGCCGATCTCCGAGGCGAAGAGGAAGGCCCCGTCCGCCAGGGCGTAATGGAAGGGCTTCTTGCCCAGGCGGTCGCGCGCGGCGAAGAGGGTGCGGGCGTCGCGGTCCCAGACGGCGAAGGCGAACATGCCGCGCAGGTGCTCCACGCAGGCGGGGCCGTACTCCATCCAGGCCTGGAGGATGGCCTCGGTGTCCGAGCGGGTGGCGAAGCGCCTGCCCCGGGCCTCCAGGCGCGCGCGCAGTTCCAGGTGGTTGTAGATCTCGCCGTTGAAGACGATGGTGGCCCGGCCGCAGGCCGTGGTCATGGGCTGGTCGCCGGTGGCCAGGTCGATGATGGCCAGGCGGCGGTGGGCCAGGCCCGCGCGGCCCTCCAGGAAGAGGCCCTGGCCGTCGGGGCCTCGATGGGCCTGGGCGCGGGCCATGGCCTCCAGGATGTCGCGGTCCGCCCGGGAACCCTCGGGCGCGACGATGCCCGCTATGCCGCACACGGCCGGTCTCCGAAGAGCGCGAGGTAGCGCTCTGCCACGCTGCGCCAGGAGTAGTGCTCCAGCACCAGTGCGCGGGCCTCGCGGCCCATGGCTTCCAGCAGTGGCGGATCGGCCAGGAGCCGGGCGAGCGCCCCGGCCAGGGCTCCGGCGTCTTCCGGCGGGACCGTTAGCCCGGTGCGCCCGGGAAGCGCCAGGTCCTCGTTGCCCGAGATGGCCGTGGCCAGCACCGGCAGGCCCGAGGCCATGGCTTCCAGCACGGCGTTGGGCATGCCCTCGTCGCGCGAGGGGAAGACGAAGAGGTCGGCCCGGCGCAGGGCCAGGGCGATGTCGGCGCGGTCCATCCAGCCCAGGAAACGCACCCGGTCCGCCAGGCCCAGGGCGCGCAGCTGCGATTCCAGCCCGGGCCGCGCGGGCCCGTCCCCGGCGATGGAGAGCTCCCACGCCAGCCCCCGGGGGAGCTGGGCAAGGGCCTGGACCAGCACGTCCAGCCCCTTCTGGCGCACCACGCGGCCGTGGAAGAACAGGCGCATGGGGCCGGGCTCGCGCGCGCCCTGGCGGGGGGCGTAACGCTCGGGGTCCACGCCGTTGGGGATCACGGGATAAGCCAGGCCGGGCTCGAAGGCGCGGGCCAGGGCGGCCAGACCCCGGCTGTTGGGAACCACGGCCAGGGCGCGCCGCCACAGGAAGCGGATGAGCGGCCCCGTGAGGCGGTGCATGGCGGCCAGGTCGTAGGGCTGGAAGCCGGGCACGTCGCCGCCGCGCAGGGAGACCACGTAGGGCGTGCCCGCCAGGGCCTTGAGGATCCACGCCGACGGGCCGCCGGGGATGCCGAAGAAGGCCACCGCGCCGTCGGGCCGGAAGGCGCGGGCCGCCAGGGGCAGCGTCAGGCAGGAGGAGGCCATGAAGGCGGCCATCTCCCAGGCCGCGCAGCGGTCCGCGTGGCGTCGCACGGTGGGGATGCGCGCGATCTCGAAGCTCGCGCCGCCGGGGACCTGCACGGTCTCGTGCCGGGGCAGGCCCCTGAAGGCCGAGGTGAGCACCATCACCCGCGCGCCCAGGAGGGTCATCTCGCGGGCGATGTTGGCCGTGGCGTTGCCCGCGCCCCCGCCCAGGGGCGGGTATTCGTAGTTCACCAGGAGCAGGCGCATCAGTGGGGCTTGCGGCAGGCGATCACCGCCGTGGTGGTGGCCAGCATGTCGGGGTTGCGTCCGTCGAAGGGCGGGGCCAGGAAGGGGGCCACGGCGCGCAAGGCGCGGTGGTCGGTCTCGCGCTCCAGGACGTGGGCCTCGAAGCCCGCGCGGGAGAGGGCGGCCAGGTGGTCGTCCAGGCGGTGGCGCGGCAGGTCGCCGGGGTCCAGAAGGTTGTCCCAGACGCTCTGGGAGAACGTGAGGAAGTGGAAGGGATATTTGAAGAAGTGGTCGCGGTAGTCCACCCTGTGCAGCATGGCCCCGCCGGGCGCGAGCACCCTGAAGCAGTGGCGGAACACCTCCGGCGGACGGCGCAGGTGCTCGAGCACCGAGTTGGAGACGATGAGGTCCGCGCCAGCGTCCGGCAACAGGGCGAGGTCGCGCACGCGGCCCACGTTTCCTGAAAGGCCGTAGGGGTGGCGGGCGCGCGCCTGGGCCTGGAGCGTGGCGTCCAAGGCGGCGTCGAAAAGGGCGAAGGGCTCCA
The Fundidesulfovibrio magnetotacticus genome window above contains:
- a CDS encoding glycosyltransferase family 4 protein, which translates into the protein MRLLLVNYEYPPLGGGAGNATANIAREMTLLGARVMVLTSAFRGLPRHETVQVPGGASFEIARIPTVRRHADRCAAWEMAAFMASSCLTLPLAARAFRPDGAVAFFGIPGGPSAWILKALAGTPYVVSLRGGDVPGFQPYDLAAMHRLTGPLIRFLWRRALAVVPNSRGLAALARAFEPGLAYPVIPNGVDPERYAPRQGAREPGPMRLFFHGRVVRQKGLDVLVQALAQLPRGLAWELSIAGDGPARPGLESQLRALGLADRVRFLGWMDRADIALALRRADLFVFPSRDEGMPNAVLEAMASGLPVLATAISGNEDLALPGRTGLTVPPEDAGALAGALARLLADPPLLEAMGREARALVLEHYSWRSVAERYLALFGDRPCAA
- the asnB gene encoding asparagine synthase (glutamine-hydrolyzing) is translated as MCGIAGIVAPEGSRADRDILEAMARAQAHRGPDGQGLFLEGRAGLAHRRLAIIDLATGDQPMTTACGRATIVFNGEIYNHLELRARLEARGRRFATRSDTEAILQAWMEYGPACVEHLRGMFAFAVWDRDARTLFAARDRLGKKPFHYALADGAFLFASEIGALTLHPGVSREPDLEALGLYLSLQYVPDPRTALRAVRTLPPAHTLLWRGGAPRVARYWSLEFAPKRRAPEQELLEELRGLAEEATRIRLMSEVPLGAHLSGGIDSSIVTALMARAMSGPVKTFSIGFEEEAFSELPKARAVARRWGTEHREFTVRYGHVPAVLDEIVAHAGQPFADPSALPMWFLARETRAHVTVALNGDGGDELFAGYQRYWLDPLAALWSALPAALTQRLTPWLARRLPQPGDVPIERDRVAALKRLAQVAALSPKASIVRWGSYFTPQDAARLWRPGLAPHADPVALLARRFDNARAVTFLDRTLAADLSCYLPGCLLVKADRMAMAHGLEGRSPLLDQELAQWAARLPDGLRMRGRTGKWLLRRAFADLLPPEVTAQGKQGFGVPVGRWFREGLAGWSRELLLGGRAVARYLRPEAVRTLLDEHARGRADHGKRLWALAALELWLSRHASV
- a CDS encoding class I SAM-dependent methyltransferase translates to MIWSNLEYVTLRLIRRFLFSGQALDRLGGWMPYWRVNQGRLDPSPIVDAYERLALRAGIATDGCRVVELGCGAANGTGHEWTARFGGSWTGVEPFALFDAALDATLQAQARARHPYGLSGNVGRVRDLALLPDAGADLIVSNSVLEHLRRPPEVFRHCFRVLAPGGAMLHRVDYRDHFFKYPFHFLTFSQSVWDNLLDPGDLPRHRLDDHLAALSRAGFEAHVLERETDHRALRAVAPFLAPPFDGRNPDMLATTTAVIACRKPH